In a genomic window of Branchiostoma lanceolatum isolate klBraLanc5 chromosome 12, klBraLanc5.hap2, whole genome shotgun sequence:
- the LOC136445529 gene encoding activin receptor type-2A-like isoform X1: MLSVRVWLRLAILLYAAGVSLCAAVDTTCEFFDNTECEHPENCNATSRFVMCKDEQQQDEGKRSHCYALWKNESNVITLVKKGCWLDDNDCYDKSECYEHEEQPENGMFYCCCEGNLCNQHFDHIPIPQPDRSTAETPRTIPIDNNKELFRSLMYSLFPICGIALVVAVTFYMYKRHKSEHIQCFTRHKTEHVQIPTQDPLPPPPSPLLGLRPLQLLEVKARGRFGAVWKAQLLNEYVAVKIFPLQDKASWLNEQDIFTTQLMKHDNLLQFIAVEKRGDGLEMELWLITDFHERGSLTDYLKGHLLKWSEMCHIAETMARGLAYLHDDVSGRNGEYKPAIAHRDFKSKNVLLKQDLTVVVADFGLAMKFDPGRSCGDTHGQVGTRRYMAPEVLEGAINFNRDAFLRIDMYAFGLVLWEIVSRCSAVDGPVDEYQLPFEEEIGQHPTLEDMQEVVVHKKMRPQFRETWLKHQGLEILCETIEECWDHDAEARLSAGCVEERLGQLSRTVNITTSNTMDITTNQQTPPKESSL; encoded by the exons ATGCTGTCCGTCCGTGTCTGGCTGAGGTTAGCGATCCTTCTGTACGCTGCAG GTGTGAGCCTGTGTGCGGCGGTGGACACGACATGTGAGTTCTTCGATAATACCGAGTGCGAGCACCCGGAGAACTGTAACGCCACCTCCAGGTTCGTCATGTGTAAGGACGAACAGCAGCAGGACGAAGGCAAGAGGAGCCACTGTTATGCACTCTGGAAAAACGAGTCCAACGTCATAACCCTTGTCAAGAAG GGTTGCTGGTTGGACGACAACGACTGTTACGACAAGTCGGAATGTTATGAGCATGAGGAGCAACCAGAAAACGGGATGTTCTACTGTTGCTGCGAGGGGAACCTCTGTAACCAACACTTTGATCACATCCCCATCCCACAGCCAGATAGATCAACAGCAG AAACACCACGCACAATTCCGATAGACAACAACAAGGAGTTGTTCCGGTCGCTGATGTATTCGCTGTTCCCCATCTGTGGGATAGCTCTCGTGGTGGCCGTcactttctacatgtacaaacgcCACAAGTCAGAGCACATACAG TGTTTTACACGGCACAAGACCGAACACGTGCAG ATCCCTACCCAGGACCCTCtgccgccgcccccctcccccctgctgGGACTCCGACCTCTGCAGCTCCTGGAGGTGAAGGCACGTGGGCGGTTCGGTGCGGTGTGGAAAGCGCAGCTACTCAACGAATACGTCGCTGTGAAGATCTTTCCACTGCAG GACAAGGCGTCCTGgctgaacgagcaggacatctTCACCACTCAGCTGATGAAGCATGACAACCTGCTGCAGTTCATCGCGGTGGAGAAACGCGGCGACGGACTCGAGATGGAGCTCTGGCTCATCACCGATTTCCACGAGCGAGGCTCGCTCACCGACTATCTgaag GGTCACTTGTTGAAATGGAGTGAGATGTGTCATATTGCGGAGACGATGGCCCGCGGACTGGCCTACCTTCATGATGACGTGTCTGGCCGCAACGGGGAGTACAAGCCCGCCATCGCACATAG GGACTTCAAGAGTAAAAATGTACTTCTGAAGCAAGACTTGACGGTGGTGGTGGCTGACTTTGGACTGGCCATGAAGTTTGACCCGGGCAGAAGTTGTGGAGATACCCATGGCCAG GTCGGTACAAGGAGGTACATGGCGCCGGAGGTCCTGGAGGGAGCGATCAATTTCAACAGGGACGCTTTTCTCAGGATCGACATGTACGCCTTCGGGCTGGTGCTGTGGGAGATCGTGTCCCGATGCTCGGCTGTGGATG GCCCTGTGGATGAATACCAGTTGCCATTTGAGGAGGAAATCGGCCAGCACCCCACCCTGGAGGACATGCAGGAGGTCGTCGTTCACAAGAAGATGCGACCTCAGTTCAGGGAGACCTGGCTCAAAcaccag GGGTTGGAGATCCTGTGTGAGACGATCGAGGAGTGCTGGGATCACGATGCGGAGGCGCGTCTGTCTGCAGGGTGTGTGGAGGAGAGGTTAGGCCAGCTGAGCAGAACTGTCAACATTACTACCTCAAACACAATGGACATCACCACCAACCAGCAGACCCCTCCCAAGGAGTCCAGTCTATGA
- the LOC136445529 gene encoding activin receptor type-2A-like isoform X2, whose protein sequence is MLSVRVWLRLAILLYAAGVSLCAAVDTTCEFFDNTECEHPENCNATSRFVMCKDEQQQDEGKRSHCYALWKNESNVITLVKKGCWLDDNDCYDKSECYEHEEQPENGMFYCCCEGNLCNQHFDHIPIPQPDRSTAETPRTIPIDNNKELFRSLMYSLFPICGIALVVAVTFYMYKRHKSEHIQIPTQDPLPPPPSPLLGLRPLQLLEVKARGRFGAVWKAQLLNEYVAVKIFPLQDKASWLNEQDIFTTQLMKHDNLLQFIAVEKRGDGLEMELWLITDFHERGSLTDYLKGHLLKWSEMCHIAETMARGLAYLHDDVSGRNGEYKPAIAHRDFKSKNVLLKQDLTVVVADFGLAMKFDPGRSCGDTHGQVGTRRYMAPEVLEGAINFNRDAFLRIDMYAFGLVLWEIVSRCSAVDGPVDEYQLPFEEEIGQHPTLEDMQEVVVHKKMRPQFRETWLKHQGLEILCETIEECWDHDAEARLSAGCVEERLGQLSRTVNITTSNTMDITTNQQTPPKESSL, encoded by the exons ATGCTGTCCGTCCGTGTCTGGCTGAGGTTAGCGATCCTTCTGTACGCTGCAG GTGTGAGCCTGTGTGCGGCGGTGGACACGACATGTGAGTTCTTCGATAATACCGAGTGCGAGCACCCGGAGAACTGTAACGCCACCTCCAGGTTCGTCATGTGTAAGGACGAACAGCAGCAGGACGAAGGCAAGAGGAGCCACTGTTATGCACTCTGGAAAAACGAGTCCAACGTCATAACCCTTGTCAAGAAG GGTTGCTGGTTGGACGACAACGACTGTTACGACAAGTCGGAATGTTATGAGCATGAGGAGCAACCAGAAAACGGGATGTTCTACTGTTGCTGCGAGGGGAACCTCTGTAACCAACACTTTGATCACATCCCCATCCCACAGCCAGATAGATCAACAGCAG AAACACCACGCACAATTCCGATAGACAACAACAAGGAGTTGTTCCGGTCGCTGATGTATTCGCTGTTCCCCATCTGTGGGATAGCTCTCGTGGTGGCCGTcactttctacatgtacaaacgcCACAAGTCAGAGCACATACAG ATCCCTACCCAGGACCCTCtgccgccgcccccctcccccctgctgGGACTCCGACCTCTGCAGCTCCTGGAGGTGAAGGCACGTGGGCGGTTCGGTGCGGTGTGGAAAGCGCAGCTACTCAACGAATACGTCGCTGTGAAGATCTTTCCACTGCAG GACAAGGCGTCCTGgctgaacgagcaggacatctTCACCACTCAGCTGATGAAGCATGACAACCTGCTGCAGTTCATCGCGGTGGAGAAACGCGGCGACGGACTCGAGATGGAGCTCTGGCTCATCACCGATTTCCACGAGCGAGGCTCGCTCACCGACTATCTgaag GGTCACTTGTTGAAATGGAGTGAGATGTGTCATATTGCGGAGACGATGGCCCGCGGACTGGCCTACCTTCATGATGACGTGTCTGGCCGCAACGGGGAGTACAAGCCCGCCATCGCACATAG GGACTTCAAGAGTAAAAATGTACTTCTGAAGCAAGACTTGACGGTGGTGGTGGCTGACTTTGGACTGGCCATGAAGTTTGACCCGGGCAGAAGTTGTGGAGATACCCATGGCCAG GTCGGTACAAGGAGGTACATGGCGCCGGAGGTCCTGGAGGGAGCGATCAATTTCAACAGGGACGCTTTTCTCAGGATCGACATGTACGCCTTCGGGCTGGTGCTGTGGGAGATCGTGTCCCGATGCTCGGCTGTGGATG GCCCTGTGGATGAATACCAGTTGCCATTTGAGGAGGAAATCGGCCAGCACCCCACCCTGGAGGACATGCAGGAGGTCGTCGTTCACAAGAAGATGCGACCTCAGTTCAGGGAGACCTGGCTCAAAcaccag GGGTTGGAGATCCTGTGTGAGACGATCGAGGAGTGCTGGGATCACGATGCGGAGGCGCGTCTGTCTGCAGGGTGTGTGGAGGAGAGGTTAGGCCAGCTGAGCAGAACTGTCAACATTACTACCTCAAACACAATGGACATCACCACCAACCAGCAGACCCCTCCCAAGGAGTCCAGTCTATGA